The following coding sequences lie in one Bacteroidota bacterium genomic window:
- a CDS encoding cytochrome C oxidase subunit IV family protein encodes MSEFHDDYPQYELMAHHSEEEGKKKRRKLWNVFWIMLGVTIVELIIGFQASSWGLLNEDRTSNGILKVIFIGLTIGKAFFIVFSFMHLGDEKKVMKWSVLALTLYSSFIWFGFVWKKQTTRK; translated from the coding sequence ATGTCAGAATTTCACGATGATTACCCACAATATGAGTTAATGGCTCATCACAGCGAAGAAGAAGGAAAGAAAAAGCGCAGAAAGCTTTGGAATGTTTTCTGGATTATGCTTGGTGTTACAATCGTTGAACTTATCATCGGTTTTCAAGCTTCCAGCTGGGGTTTGTTAAATGAAGATAGAACGTCAAATGGTATTTTGAAAGTGATTTTCATTGGATTAACAATTGGTAAAGCATTTTTCATTGTATTTAGTTTCATGCACTTAGGTGATGAGAAAAAAGTAATGAAATGGTCAGTATTGGCTCTTACACTGTATTCATCCTTTATTTGGTTTGGATTTGTGTGGAAGAAGCAAACTACGCGAAAGTGA